The DNA window CTTGGTCGTCCTCGTGAATAAACAAATAGCTAGACAGGTCTTCTAAAGGTATATCAAACCAATTGGCTAAAAACTGCTTTACATAGTATTTCCCTGTATGCAATTGATCTACGGTTGCATAAATCTCCGTACGATTACATGTAGAAACTATGACGTTTTCTAATACACTTTTTTGATCCTGTAATGCTTGCATCGCATTCGGTAGCTCATTTTCAACAAATGACAGCTTTTCTCGAATTTCGACAGGAGCAGTACGGTAATTGACACCAACCACGATTGTATGCATGGAATCATGTCACCCTTTCACGTTCATTTCATAGTCCTATTATATCATAGCTTTTCTTTCATTCATTATACATTTGTGAACAAGCTATGAAATCTTAATTAGAATTATTACAAATTAATAATAGCAAATACTATAGACCGATACAATCATTCTGCCCAATTTTATCGAAGTCTAACTATTCTAATAAAATAATCGCTAAATTTCCAACTAACCCCATTAAAAGGACGCTAACTTTGCAATAATTGCAAAACATTAGGTTCTGTTAAACAATAAGAGCTAATTGACGAAAATCCACTCGCTTTCCGCAGACGAACTGCCAAGCCTCCTCGGGGCGGATGTTGGTCACGAATTTGTTGAGGCCCACAGGATGTGGGTCATGCAATCGTTGCCGCAAATGTTCTTTTGCGACGAGCTTTGCGAAGGAGCAGGATGTGGCGAACTTAGGATTTGTTCCTATACTCGTTGCGGGGTCTTGGCAGCCCGTTTTTCCGCAGGAGTCTCACAGATTTTCGTTTCACTAAATATATTTATCTATAATACAACAACCTAATTTATCAGTTCTAAATATTAAAACTGGTCGTATAGAAAATATAATTTCCTAAAGACCAGTTCTAATCTTACATTATAGGTAGATACTTTAGAACGAATAAAGTGCGTTTAACAACAGTATGTAATTACATTCTGCTCTCTATTTCTGCCCAAGCAGCGTCAAAGCCTAATCCTGTTTCCGATGAAAATACAATTAATGGGTCATTTTTGTCCATTTGCAATTCATCTTTTACCATCTTTTTATGCTTATCCCATTTCCCTTTAGGAATTTTATCGGCCTTTGTTGCAATAACGATACAAGGGATATTGTAGTGCTTCAAAAAGTCGTACATCATGCAATCATCAGCACTTGGTGGATGTCTTAAATCGACAATTACTACAACCGCTTTTAACACATTGCGAGAGGTAAAATACGTCTCAATCATTTTACCCCACGCTGCACGCTCTGATTTTGATACTTTCGCGTAACCATATCCAGGTACATCCACAAAAATTAAATCTTCCTCCAGCTTATAAAAATTTAATGTTTGTGTTTTCCCTGGTTTAGATGAAATACGCGCCATGCTTTTTCGACCAATCATTTTATTAATGAAAGACGATTTCCCAACATTCGAACGTCCTGCTAGAGCAAATTCGGGTAAGTCCCCTTCTGGATATTGAGCTGGTCTTACAGCACTTATAAGTAGTTCTACGTTA is part of the Psychrobacillus sp. FSL H8-0483 genome and encodes:
- the yihA gene encoding ribosome biogenesis GTP-binding protein YihA/YsxC; protein product: MKIHNVELLISAVRPAQYPEGDLPEFALAGRSNVGKSSFINKMIGRKSMARISSKPGKTQTLNFYKLEEDLIFVDVPGYGYAKVSKSERAAWGKMIETYFTSRNVLKAVVVIVDLRHPPSADDCMMYDFLKHYNIPCIVIATKADKIPKGKWDKHKKMVKDELQMDKNDPLIVFSSETGLGFDAAWAEIESRM